From Mastacembelus armatus chromosome 13, fMasArm1.2, whole genome shotgun sequence, one genomic window encodes:
- the acad8 gene encoding isobutyryl-CoA dehydrogenase, mitochondrial, translating to MAALGPLPRIAKLGSCVCRSHRLILNRSSHGRGLASCIDPARGLTDEQKEFQKVAFDFAANEMAPHMAEWDQKEIFPVETMRKAAQLGFGGIYVQPDVGGSGLSRLDTSIIFEALSTGCVSTTAYMSIHNMCVWMIDTFGNNEQRERFCLDLCSMKTFASYCLTEPGSGSDAASLLTSAQRKGDHYILNGSKAFISGGGDTDIYVVMCRTGVKGPKGISCLVVEKGTPGLSFGKKEKKVGWNSQPTRAVIFEDCAVPVTNLLGEEGQGFNIAMKGLNGGRINIASCSLGAAHACVQLARDHLLVRKQFGETLSNNQFLQFKLAEMATKLVASRLLVREAATALQENWPDAVSLCSMAKLFATDECFNICNQALQMHGGYGYLKDYAVQQFVRDIRVHQILEGTNEVMRMIISRNLLTES from the exons ATGGCGGCACTCGGACCTTTACCGAGAATTGCAAAACTGGGCTCTTGCGTCTGTCGGAGCCACCGTCTCATACTGAACAGAAGCTCACATGGACGAGGACTTGCTTCCTGTATCGACC CTGCTCGTGGACTCACGGATGAACAGAAGGAGTTCCAGAAAGTGGCCTTTGACTTTGCGGCGAATGAAATGGCTCCACACATGGCAGAGTGGGACCAAAAG GAAATCTTTCCAGTGGAGACAATGCGGAAAGCCGCTCAGTTGGGGTTTGGTGGTATCTATGTACAGCCAGATGTTGGAGGATCAGGCCTTTCACGCCTGGACACATCCATCATCTTTGAGGCCTTGTCCACAGGATGTGTCAGCACCACAGCCTACATGAGTATCCACAA CATGTGTGTCTGGATGATAGACACATTTGGCAATAATGAGCAGAGGGAGAGGTTCTGTCTTGATCTCTGTTCGATGAAAACATTTGCTTCCTATTGTCTCACTGAACCAG GCAGTGGCAGTGATGCTGCCTCACTTCTGACTTCTGCACAGCGGAAAGGAGATCACTACATCTTGAATGGCTCTAAG GCCTTCATCAGTGGAGGAGGGGACACAGACATCTATGTTGTGATGTGCAGAACAGGAGTTAAAGGACCAAAGGGCATCTCATGTTTGGTGGTGGAGAAAGGAACCCCAGGCCTCAGTtttggcaaaaaagaaaaaaag GTGGGCTGGAACTCTCAGCCGACCAGGGCAGTGATATTTGAGGACTGTGCGGTTCCAGTGACCAACCTGCTCGGTGAGGAAGGACAAGGCTTTAACATCGCCATGAAAGGCCTGAACGGAGGAAGGATTAATATTG cttCCTGTTCTCTTGGGGCGGCACATGCCTGTGTCCAGCTAGCAAGGGATCACCTGTTGGTACGCAAACAATTTGGAGAGACATTGTCCAACAATCAA TTTCTTCAGTTCAAACTGGCGGAAATGGCCACCAAGTTGGTTGCGTCTCGTCTTCTGGTGCGTGAAGCTGCCACAGCACTGCAGGAAAACTGGCCCGatgctgtttctctctgctccaTGGCCAAGCTCTTTGCCACAGATGAGTGTTTTAAT ATCTGCAACCAGGCTCTTCAGATGCACGGTGGATATGGTTATCTCAAAGATTACGCAGTGCAGCAGTTTGTCCGTGACATCCGGGTACATCAGATCCTAGAGG GTACAAATGAAGTGATGAGGATGATCATTTCCCGAAATCTGCTGACGGAGTCGTGA
- the vps26b gene encoding vacuolar protein sorting-associated protein 26B, protein MSFFSFGQSAEIDVVLNDAETRKKVEHKTEDGKKDKYFLFYDGETVSGKVNVTLKNPGKRLEHQGIKIEFVGQIELYYDRGNHHEFVSLVKDLARPGEITQSQTFDFEFTHVEKPYESYTGQNVKLRYFLRATVIRRLNDIIKEMDIVVHTLSTYPELNSSIKMEVGIEDCLHIEFEYNKSKYHLKDVIVGKIYFLLVRIKIKHMEIDIIKRETTGTGPSVYHENDTIAKYEIMDGAPVRGESIPIRLFLAGYDLTPTMRDINKKFSVRYYLNLVLIDEEERRYFKQQEITLWRKGDVVRKSMSHQAAIASQRFEGSAASESALEQAAKEESG, encoded by the exons ATGAGTTTCTTTAGCTTTGGACAGAGTGCAGAAATTGATGTTGTCCTTAATGACGCTGAAACGAGGAAGAAGGTTGAACACAAAACtgaagatggaaagaaagacaaatactTTCTGTTCTATGATGGAGAAACTGTCAGTGGAAAAGTCAATGTCACACTGAAGAACCCTGGGAAGAGGCTGGAGCACCAGGGCATCAAGATTGAATTTGTAGGCCAAATAG AGCTGTATTACGACAGAGGAAATCATCATGAGTTTGTTTCTCTGGTGAAAGATCTTGCAAGACCGGGTGAAATAACTCAGTCGCAAACGTTCGACTTCGAGTTCACTCATGTTGAGAAACCTTACGAGTCCTACACAGGACAGAATGTCAAGTTAAG atattttcttcGTGCCACAGTGATCAGAAGACTAAATGACATCATTAAAGAGATGGACATTGTGGTCCATACATTGAGCACTTACCCTGAGCTCAACTCCTCCATTAAAATGGAAGTTGGAATTGAGGATTGTCTTCACATTGAGTTTGAGTACAACAAATCCAA GTACCATCTGAAAGATGTCATTGTGGGAAAAATCTATTTCCTGCTGGTGAGGATTAAGATTAAACACATGGAGATTGATATAATCAAACGTGAGACAACAGGCACTGGCCCCAGTGTATATCATGAAAACGACACTATTGCCAAATATGAGATCATGGACGGCGCGCCGGTCAGGG gagAATCCATTCCCATCCGGTTATTTCTGGCTGGCTATGATCTGACTCCCACCATGCGAGACATCAACAAGAAGTTCTCTGTGCGCTACTACCTGAACCTAGTGCTGATCGATGAGGAGGAGAGACGCTACTTCAAACAGCAG GAAATCACACTGTGGAGGAAAGGTGATGTAGTGAGGAagagcatgtcccaccaggcAGCCATTGCCTCTCAGAGGTTCGAGGGCTCGGCCGCGTCTGAGAGTGCACTAGAGCAGGCTGCAAAGGAGGAGAGCGGGTAG
- the thyn1 gene encoding thymocyte nuclear protein 1 codes for MAPKKKARVSERAVNSGKDDGETASPVKQKVGDKRKVSAESGKSKESSESPGSPHYCHWLMKSEPESRFENGIDVKFGIEDLKALSNQTSCWDGVRNYQARNFMRQMKEGQLAFFYHSNCKEPGIAGITEIVKEAYVDHTQFDKKDVHYDATSKADNPKWSMVDVQYQRMMKRFLPLSELKKYHLQHRAKGGPLKDMALFTRARLSVQPLTTEEFDFVLSLEDKEPLRT; via the exons ATGGCACCAAAGAAAAAGGCCAGAGTGAGTGAAAGAGCAGTAAATTCAG GGAAAGATGATGGTGAAACAGCCTCGCCTGTGAAGCAAAAAGTTGGTGATAAGAGGAAAGTTTCAGCTGAGAGTGGAAAAAGCAAGGAGAGCTCAGAGTCACCTGGTTCTCCACATTACTGTCACTGGCTGATGAAGTCCGAGCCTGAGAGCCGCTTCGAGAACGGGATCGATGTAAAG TTTGGGATTGAGGATCTGAAGGCTCTGTCTAATCAGACTAGCTGCTGGGACGGCGTCCGCAATTATCAG GCTCGCAATTTTATGAGACAGATGAAAGAAGGACAGTTGGCTTTCTTTTACCACAGCAACTGCAAGGAACCGGGGATAGCAGGAATCACTGAA ATTGTGAAGGAAGCTTATGTGGACCACACTCAGTTTGACAAGAAAGACGTCCATTATGATGCAACCAGCAAAGCAGACAACCCCAAGTGGAGCATG GTGGATGTCCAGTACCAAAGAATGATGAAGcgttttcttcctctgtctgaaCTGAAAAAGTACCACCTGCAACATCGCGCCAAGGGAGGGCCCCTGAAGGACATGGCACTTTTTACAAGGGCCAGGCTCTCTGTTCAACCCCTAACCACAG aGGAGTTTGACTTTGTCCTAAGTTTGGAAGACAAAGAGCCATTGAGGACTTAA
- the jam3a gene encoding junctional adhesion molecule C isoform X2 — MRGCKMAIARLIACLVLYTSLGHIPSSLGVILRTTDKLVWANEFEPIELTCLIESISTNNPRIEWKKIKNGVPSYVYFQNKIAGDLEHRAQLREPANILIFNTTRSDTAEYRCEVAAIDDQRDFDEILISLAVRVKPVVPRCSVPESVTVGTSTELRCLENEGFPAPQYRWFHNNEELPQDPKNSPKFFNSSYSINPDTGGLFRRVRKEDAGEYYCQAKNDAGHAQCPSQMMEVYDVDILGILLKIFGSVLIFVCLAACICHYLRRGCFHKKGHSENNYNWPARNDGVDYGDADEGHFRHKSSFII, encoded by the exons ATGAGAGGCTGCAAGATGGCGATAGCGCGACTCATAGCGTGTTTGGTTCTTTACACCAGCCTAG GCCACATTCCATCATCACTCGGGGTAATCCTCAGAACCACAGACAAGCTTGTGTGGGCAAATGAGTTTGAGC CCATCGAACTGACCTGTCTAATAGAGTCCATCTCAACAAACAACCCAAGGATTGAATGGAAAAAGATTAAAAACGGTGTCCCCAGTTATGTGTATTTTCAAAACAAGATAGCAG GGGACTTGGAGCACAGAGCACAGCTCAGAGAGCCAGCCAACATTCTGATCTTCAACACCACCCGGTCAGACACCGCGGAGTACCGCTGCGAGGTGGCCGCCATCGATGATCAAAGGGACTTTGATGAGATACTTATTAGTCTTGCAGTAAGAG tgaAACCTGTTGTACCACGGTGCAGTGTCCCAGAGTCGGTCACGGTGGGAACATCAACCGAGCTGCGATGTCTGGAGAACGAGGGGTTTCCTGCTCCTCAGTACCGCTGGTTCCACAACAATGAGGAGCTTCCTCAGGACCCCAAAAACAGTCCCAAGTTCTTCAACTCTTCATACAGCATCAACCCTGATACTGGAGGCCTG TTTCGAAGGGTGAGGAAGGAGGATGCAGGGGAGTACTACTGCCAAGCAAAAAATGATGCAGGACACGCACAGTGTCCCTCACAAATGATGGAAGTCT ATGATGTCGACATCCTTGGGATTCTTCTCAAGATCTTTGGTTCAGTCctcatatttgtctgtttggcTGCTTGTATTTGTCATTACCTTAGACGTGGGTGCTTCCATAAAAAAGGTCACAGTGAAAATAA CTACAACTGGCCAGCACGGAATGATGGTGTTGACTATGGTGATGCAGATGAG GGCCATTTTCGCCACAAGTCTTCATTCATCATTTGA
- the jam3a gene encoding junctional adhesion molecule C isoform X1: MRGCKMAIARLIACLVLYTSLGHIPSSLGVILRTTDKLVWANEFEPIELTCLIESISTNNPRIEWKKIKNGVPSYVYFQNKIAGDLEHRAQLREPANILIFNTTRSDTAEYRCEVAAIDDQRDFDEILISLAVRVKPVVPRCSVPESVTVGTSTELRCLENEGFPAPQYRWFHNNEELPQDPKNSPKFFNSSYSINPDTGGLKFRRVRKEDAGEYYCQAKNDAGHAQCPSQMMEVYDVDILGILLKIFGSVLIFVCLAACICHYLRRGCFHKKGHSENNYNWPARNDGVDYGDADEGHFRHKSSFII; the protein is encoded by the exons ATGAGAGGCTGCAAGATGGCGATAGCGCGACTCATAGCGTGTTTGGTTCTTTACACCAGCCTAG GCCACATTCCATCATCACTCGGGGTAATCCTCAGAACCACAGACAAGCTTGTGTGGGCAAATGAGTTTGAGC CCATCGAACTGACCTGTCTAATAGAGTCCATCTCAACAAACAACCCAAGGATTGAATGGAAAAAGATTAAAAACGGTGTCCCCAGTTATGTGTATTTTCAAAACAAGATAGCAG GGGACTTGGAGCACAGAGCACAGCTCAGAGAGCCAGCCAACATTCTGATCTTCAACACCACCCGGTCAGACACCGCGGAGTACCGCTGCGAGGTGGCCGCCATCGATGATCAAAGGGACTTTGATGAGATACTTATTAGTCTTGCAGTAAGAG tgaAACCTGTTGTACCACGGTGCAGTGTCCCAGAGTCGGTCACGGTGGGAACATCAACCGAGCTGCGATGTCTGGAGAACGAGGGGTTTCCTGCTCCTCAGTACCGCTGGTTCCACAACAATGAGGAGCTTCCTCAGGACCCCAAAAACAGTCCCAAGTTCTTCAACTCTTCATACAGCATCAACCCTGATACTGGAGGCCTG AAGTTTCGAAGGGTGAGGAAGGAGGATGCAGGGGAGTACTACTGCCAAGCAAAAAATGATGCAGGACACGCACAGTGTCCCTCACAAATGATGGAAGTCT ATGATGTCGACATCCTTGGGATTCTTCTCAAGATCTTTGGTTCAGTCctcatatttgtctgtttggcTGCTTGTATTTGTCATTACCTTAGACGTGGGTGCTTCCATAAAAAAGGTCACAGTGAAAATAA CTACAACTGGCCAGCACGGAATGATGGTGTTGACTATGGTGATGCAGATGAG GGCCATTTTCGCCACAAGTCTTCATTCATCATTTGA